The genomic stretch GCTCATAAAGGGCACCAGGCTGATGTGGTGCTTGTCCTTGCTTTTTGCTGCTTATCGACCATTGCTCTCCGCCTACAGCACGGCGCTCGCCGATCGTACGAGAATAAATGCGGTTCATGACCCACACAAGTGCCAGCGTTGGCGCTGCAATAGCAGCTCCGAGAGCAAGCCCCTGCTCCATAACGGAGCTGTTCAGCTTGTACAAGCCCGCGCTGCCGACGATACCGATTGCAAATGCAGGAATATACACACCCGGAATGAACGCTCCGATTAATAATGCGATCAAAGCGACCGCTGCCACAGCTACGATTGCGCGAACAGGTTTGCTCCATGAGGCCGGCTCATAATCGAATGGCTCTGGTGTTCCCGGGGTAAAGCCTGCTGCTGTCAGCTTGGTAACAATTCCTTCCTTGCCGCTCATAGCTTCGCTAAGCTTGTCCAAGGAATGTACGATTTTTGCCTTATCCGTATTAGAGGATACCGTACCGTTGATGAAGAACATACGAATATTACGGTCCTTAGCAGCTAGAAGAAACCGATCAGCGATTGCTTCCGATGACATCGTCATGCCGTCATTTTCGGACAAGGAATAAAGCCTTACTGCATTGTAGTTTGTAATATATGCGAGCTTATTCATACCTTGTTGAGGTTTTTTTAAATTTTCAATCGTTGCAACGCCCATATCATATTTTTTCAGCAATTCTCCGAATTTATCCAAGCTGTTGTCTTCTGCCTGATCAGAGGCTCCCTTTACTTTGTCGCCATCAAACAACACTCGAGTGACGCCATAGCCTTTCATTTTGACAAGGAGTGCTTCTGTCAGCTCTTGATTATAAGGCTTAATTCGATCTGAAAAACGCGGCAAAATGCTGAAGCCTGCATCATGAATCGTCTGCAGCGTCATCGGATCAAAGTCCATCGTTTGCATAATCGCCTCAGCAATTGGAACTTCAACGACAATACCGTTTCGTCCGCCATAAGACCAATCACTGTATGCCGCATCGGCTCGATCGAATGCCTCGCGTACAATCGGACCCACCAATTCTTCTTCCTTTGAGCCATTAAATAAAATATAAGTGAAGTTTTGACCAACAGGCTCAAACTTGCTTTGCAGCAGCGCTGCATCTCTAGTGCTGTAAAAGGTCAATCTGCCTGAGAGTTGAAGATCCTTAAGCGAGCTCTCATAGACAGCCATCGTCGTAATGCCAGCTTCCTTCAGCATCGCTATTTTTTCCGCAAGAAAGATTTGTGGTCTTGGCTGACGATCTGCTACATCAGTAATATCCCGATAATCGAACACATACTCCACGTGCTTGGATGATTTCTCCATATCCATGCGAACAGCGCCAAGCGGCAAAGCTGCCGCTACGCCAATTAATGCAACTACCCATAATACAAACCTCGCACGTCGATTCCATTGCTGCCAACGTAAAAACACGTAATTCCTCCGTTCTAAACAGGTTGATTGTCGTTATTTATTCGCTTCGGTCTACCCGTTCCATAACGGCAGTCTTGAGCGCATGCAGCGCACGATCAGCAGTATCCTTCGACTCGCCCTTGACCGCAAAATAAACTTTAATTTTCGGCTCTGTGCCAGAAGGACGCAAACAGAACCATGAGCCATCCTCAAGTAAATATTTCAGAACATTCTCAGGACGCAGCCCATCATGTCCTTTTCCGTAATCAAGCACTTGCTCTACTTTAACGCCATTAATTTCGACGGGCGGGTTTTGACGCCAATCGTCCATAATGGCACCGATTTTTTGTACACCGTCAAAGCCTTTAAGCGTACGCGATTCCAAGCCCTCTAGATAGAAGCCGAATTTAGCGTAAAGCTCCAATAATACATCATATAATGTTTTCCCTTGACTGCTATAGTATGCCGCAGCCTCTGCGATCAATAACGCCGCGACGATTGCATCTTTATCACGTGCATAGGTGCCTGTCAGATAGCCGTAGCTTTCTTCATATCCGAAAAGGAAAGTACGCTCGCCTGTTTGCTCATAACGAGTCATTTTTTCCCCAATATATTTAAAGCCGGTTAATGTATTTTCAACAGATACGCCGTACGAGAGGGCAATATCCGCCCCAAGCTCGCTCGTTACGATCGTCTTGATTACGACACCGTTATCCGGCAGCTGGCCGCGCTCCTGCAGCTGGCTAAGTACATAATGTACCATCAGCGCACCAGATTGGTTGCCTGTTAGGACGACATACTCGCCCTCGTTATTTTTTACAACTGCCCCCATACGGTCAGCATCTGGATCAGTTCCAATAATAATGTCAGCATTGACCTGCTGTGCCAGCTTGATTGCAAGCGTAAAAGCTTCGCGTTCCTCAGGGTTAGGGGATTTCACCGTGCTAAAATAACCGTCTGGCTGCTCTTGCTCCGGCACAATGTGCACATTCGTAAAACCAACCTTCTTCAAAACCTCTCGAACGGGCATATTGCCTGTTCCATGAAGCGGTGTAAACACGACGCTAAACTTCTCGCCAATGCCGTCTTTAATAAGCTCTGCATTCAAGCTTTGTGACACTACAGTATCAATAAACTGCTGATCTGCCTCCTCGCCCAGCCACCGAAGCAATCCCTTAGCTTCCGCATCCTCGCGAGTAAGACGTTTCACTTCATCGAAGCCCGTAATTTGGCTGATTGCCGAAATAACCTGCTCTGCCTCTTCAGGGATGAGCTGGCAGCCGTCAGCTCCATAAGCCTTATAGCCGTTATACTCAGGAGGATTATGACTTGCTGTAATGACGATACCGCTAGCTGCGTTAAGCGTACGCACCGCGTAGGAAAGCTGAGGGGTTGGACGCAATGCAGAAAACAGGTACGTTGTAATCCCGTTGCCAGCTAGTACAAGTGCCGCGTCCAGCGCAAACTCAGGTGAGTAATTACGAGAATCATGTGCAATAACAACGGACGGGCCAGCACCATTCGATTTAGTGCCAGCAACCAGCCAATTCGCAAGCCCTTGCGTAGCCTTACCGACGGTATACGCGTTTAAACGGTTTGTACCCGCCCCCATCACACCACGCAAGCCGCCTGTACCGAATTCAAGGTCACGATAGAAGCGATCTGTAATTTCTTTCTCCTGTCCTTCTAGGCCTCGAAGCTCTTCCTTCGTCGCAGCATCAATTAGCGGATCATTTAGCCACGCCTCATATTTAGCAATAACCGTATCATTAGTTGGATTCGTCATAATTAGCAGCCTCTTTCATTCATGAATTTAAGTTTATGAAGGATTAGATAAAGCAAACATAAGCTCACCTTCGGCAACGATTTGATCGCCAACCTTTGCTGTTCCTTGCCCTTTGCCGATAGATCCCTTAAGTCTCGTAATTTGCACCTCAAGCGTTAATGTATCGCCTGGCTTGACTTGACCGCGGAAGCGGAACCCGTCAATCCCTGCAAAAAATCCAAGCTTGCCCTTATTTGCTTCAAGCATCAGCATAGCAACTGTACCGACCTGCGCCAGCGCCTCTACAATTAATACGCCTGGCATAACCGGATATCCGGGAAAGTGACCGACAAAATAAGGCTCATTCATCGTAACATTTTTGAGACCGACTGCCCTTACCCCTGGCTCAACCTCCAAAATTCGATCAATAAGCAGAAATGGAGGACGGTGTGGAATAATTTCTTGAATTTGATTGATATCCAGCATGTGAAAAAAAAGCCCCTTTCAATATTTTAAGTAGTATAAAAATCCAGTAAATGTACGACACTATACATATCCCTCATAAACTGCAGTTTATGAAGGTTAAGATAAGGGGCTTGGCTGCTTTTGGACCAGAAGTGTCCTACGCCAAGCCTCTTTTTTCCTATGTAAATACCTCTAAGAAGAGAAGATCACGAATGCCCTGTAGGCGTTCCCGCAGCAGGCTTATTGAGTGCCTTAAACATTGCGATATACATGATTGAAGTAAGGAATGAAAAAGCAATGACCGCCCATAAATACGAGTGCGCATTTGGCACTTCAAAGAAAATCAGCATAATGGACCCATAAAACAGCACAGTTGTCAGCTTTCCCATCCAATTGGCAGGCACCGTCTTTTTTCCCCTGAAATGAAAAAACATTCCTCCCGCTATCATGCCCAAATCGCGCAAAAACATCGCTGCAGCCGCCACCCAAGAAATATGGCCGGAAATAAGCAGCGATACAATAACGGTTATGAGCATCAGCTTGTCAGCAAGCGGATCAAGCATCATGCCAAGCTTCGTCACCTGGCCGTTCCTTCGCGCAATATAACCATCAAGCACATCGGTTACGCCCGCAGCCAGCATAATCAAAAAGGCAGGAATCAGATGCCCTTGTGCGAACACCGCTATGTAGACCGGAATCAATACAAAACGCAATGATGTTAATAGATTCGGCAGATTCAAACTCTCACACCCCTCTACCTATTGCTGACTGCTCACCATGGTTCCCAACTATTATACAACTACCTCCAGCAAAAATAAAACTATCACGCTTCGCACGATAAGTGTAGATCCTCGAAAGCTCATTTATTCTCACGCCTCAACAAACTTTTATTTACTTTTTATGGTTACTGTATTCATTATCTTCATCTAATAACCGTTATTAATAGAAGACCATTACTTTAAATCAGGAAGGATAGGATGTAGTGAATTATAGTTTACGCTCGAAATCGTCGTTCAAAGAAACTCGCAGGTGGCTTGCCGCGCTGCTCACTTTTGCACTCCTTATGACTTCATTTTCCGGTGTTGTGAACGCAGCAGAGGATACCGTAACCGGAATCGAATTCACTTATGATTCATCGGATTTCAACAGCAGCACATCATCGCTCCAGACTTTCGTAGAAGATGACAAAGTAAATCTATCCGTCTTCGCATCCGATTCCAGCTCCTCATCCAAAAAGGATGTTACATCAGATGCCACATGGAAATCGTCAAACACTGCACTCGTAAAGGTCGAAAGCGGTATGTTAACCGGTGTTGGCAAAGGTACCGCAACCATAAGCGCTACCTATAAAGGCTATACGATTTCCATCAAAGCGGCTTCTGACTATGTCTATGATTCCGTTACCCTCATGCAGAACAACACGACCGCACCTGAGAAGATGGATATCGAGATCGGAAACACTTTAAGTTTCACGCTGAACGGTACAAAAGCCAATGTCACAAAGGACATTACGGATGATGCCGTATGGACCACCTCCAATTCAGCAGTCGCAACCGTCGATGATGGTACCCTTACAATCGTTGGTGTTGGCACTGTAACGATCACGGCCAAGTATAAAGGGAAATCAGATGCCATTACCATTATTGTATCATCGCCCTATAAATCGATTACTATTGATCCCGGATCATTAGTTGAGCTCACTATCGGCTCGGATGACAAAGAACTAACTGCATCAGTCGCTCCAAAAACAGGCGGAACGCTGGAGGTTACCGAAGAGGCCAAATGGGTCAGTGCCAACGAGAAGATCGTAACTGTCAACAAAGGTGTTCTCTCCCCTGTTAGTGCAGGCAAAACAACAGTCACGGTATCGTACAAGGGAGTAACCGCTTCGATTGATGTTGTCGTTCGTTCTGCCTACCAATCGATCAAGCTCTCACCTGAAAAGGAATACCATATGCTTCTGCAGGATGCACCACTTCAGGTAACCGCAGAGGTGCTCAGCAACTCTAACGTTACCGACCTAGTGACAAATAAAGCGGTTTGGACTTCTTCCAACGTCGTAGTTGCAACTGTGTACGAAGGTAAAGTAACACCTAAAGCAGTGGGTACAACAAAAATTACAGCTGCCTATATGGGCATTAGCCGGAGTATCGACATTACCGTATATCCAAGCGTTACCGGAATTAGTATCGAAACTGAAACAATCGATGGTTATGTTGACATAAGTGAAGACCTGCCTGTCGTAATGGCAACTACCTTTGATGGTTCGAAGGTCGATGTGAGCAAGCTTGTTTCCTGGACCAGTGAGGATGAGAAGGTCGCCATTATTAAAGATGGGAAGTGGTTGGCCAAAGCAATCGGCGAAACCGAGCTAACCGCGACCCTTGATGGAAAAAAGGCAAAAACTGAACTCACTATTCATGTGAAGCCATTAAAGCTGCTCGCGGACGTTAAGGATGTCAGCATCATTTTAGGCAAAGAGACACCGCTTCCGACTGTTACTGTCATTAATGAGGATGGCGAGGAAGAAGATGTTTCAAGCAGAGTCAAGTGGAAAACGACCTCAGACAATATTGTACTGAAGGAAACGACCATGAAGGGCTTAGAGGTGTCCAGCATAACGCTCACCGCTACGTATCTTACGAAGAGCGTGACTGTCCGTGTGAAAATTGAAGAAGAGATCGTCAAGCTTGTCGTTGAGCCTGCGACTGTAGAGATTTATCCAGGCAAATCAAAATCCGTTAAGGTTACGGGTTATTACAAGAGCGGTAAACAGGTTTCGCTTGGTTCAAAAATGAATTGGGAATCTGGGAATCCGAGCATTGCCACCGTCAGCAGCACATCGGTTAAAGGTGCGG from Paenibacillus sp. FSL H8-0548 encodes the following:
- a CDS encoding DUF5693 family protein, which encodes MFLRWQQWNRRARFVLWVVALIGVAAALPLGAVRMDMEKSSKHVEYVFDYRDITDVADRQPRPQIFLAEKIAMLKEAGITTMAVYESSLKDLQLSGRLTFYSTRDAALLQSKFEPVGQNFTYILFNGSKEEELVGPIVREAFDRADAAYSDWSYGGRNGIVVEVPIAEAIMQTMDFDPMTLQTIHDAGFSILPRFSDRIKPYNQELTEALLVKMKGYGVTRVLFDGDKVKGASDQAEDNSLDKFGELLKKYDMGVATIENLKKPQQGMNKLAYITNYNAVRLYSLSENDGMTMSSEAIADRFLLAAKDRNIRMFFINGTVSSNTDKAKIVHSLDKLSEAMSGKEGIVTKLTAAGFTPGTPEPFDYEPASWSKPVRAIVAVAAVALIALLIGAFIPGVYIPAFAIGIVGSAGLYKLNSSVMEQGLALGAAIAAPTLALVWVMNRIYSRTIGERRAVGGEQWSISSKKQGQAPHQPGALYEQASRMKWIFPALSTGRRFGLALNWFIVATLISLMAVPIVFGLLNNITYNLVLEQFRGVSLLHLAPIVLVAIYVLLYNGQMSVGKLKPLLTKPITLSWIILAAVIGMIGYYYLSRTGNSGQVSSLELVIRHFLESLFGVRPRFKEFLLAHPLLLLGLFLSLRYRAAWLLIIIGSIGQLSMVDTFAHLHTPLYISIIRVLLGLGAGLIIGCILIVAWQLVEGAVRKWAPAIIRKSVK
- a CDS encoding phospho-sugar mutase; its protein translation is MTNPTNDTVIAKYEAWLNDPLIDAATKEELRGLEGQEKEITDRFYRDLEFGTGGLRGVMGAGTNRLNAYTVGKATQGLANWLVAGTKSNGAGPSVVIAHDSRNYSPEFALDAALVLAGNGITTYLFSALRPTPQLSYAVRTLNAASGIVITASHNPPEYNGYKAYGADGCQLIPEEAEQVISAISQITGFDEVKRLTREDAEAKGLLRWLGEEADQQFIDTVVSQSLNAELIKDGIGEKFSVVFTPLHGTGNMPVREVLKKVGFTNVHIVPEQEQPDGYFSTVKSPNPEEREAFTLAIKLAQQVNADIIIGTDPDADRMGAVVKNNEGEYVVLTGNQSGALMVHYVLSQLQERGQLPDNGVVIKTIVTSELGADIALSYGVSVENTLTGFKYIGEKMTRYEQTGERTFLFGYEESYGYLTGTYARDKDAIVAALLIAEAAAYYSSQGKTLYDVLLELYAKFGFYLEGLESRTLKGFDGVQKIGAIMDDWRQNPPVEINGVKVEQVLDYGKGHDGLRPENVLKYLLEDGSWFCLRPSGTEPKIKVYFAVKGESKDTADRALHALKTAVMERVDRSE
- the fabZ gene encoding 3-hydroxyacyl-ACP dehydratase FabZ, which encodes MLDINQIQEIIPHRPPFLLIDRILEVEPGVRAVGLKNVTMNEPYFVGHFPGYPVMPGVLIVEALAQVGTVAMLMLEANKGKLGFFAGIDGFRFRGQVKPGDTLTLEVQITRLKGSIGKGQGTAKVGDQIVAEGELMFALSNPS
- a CDS encoding CDP-alcohol phosphatidyltransferase family protein, giving the protein MNLPNLLTSLRFVLIPVYIAVFAQGHLIPAFLIMLAAGVTDVLDGYIARRNGQVTKLGMMLDPLADKLMLITVIVSLLISGHISWVAAAAMFLRDLGMIAGGMFFHFRGKKTVPANWMGKLTTVLFYGSIMLIFFEVPNAHSYLWAVIAFSFLTSIMYIAMFKALNKPAAGTPTGHS
- a CDS encoding Ig-like domain-containing protein; amino-acid sequence: MNYSLRSKSSFKETRRWLAALLTFALLMTSFSGVVNAAEDTVTGIEFTYDSSDFNSSTSSLQTFVEDDKVNLSVFASDSSSSSKKDVTSDATWKSSNTALVKVESGMLTGVGKGTATISATYKGYTISIKAASDYVYDSVTLMQNNTTAPEKMDIEIGNTLSFTLNGTKANVTKDITDDAVWTTSNSAVATVDDGTLTIVGVGTVTITAKYKGKSDAITIIVSSPYKSITIDPGSLVELTIGSDDKELTASVAPKTGGTLEVTEEAKWVSANEKIVTVNKGVLSPVSAGKTTVTVSYKGVTASIDVVVRSAYQSIKLSPEKEYHMLLQDAPLQVTAEVLSNSNVTDLVTNKAVWTSSNVVVATVYEGKVTPKAVGTTKITAAYMGISRSIDITVYPSVTGISIETETIDGYVDISEDLPVVMATTFDGSKVDVSKLVSWTSEDEKVAIIKDGKWLAKAIGETELTATLDGKKAKTELTIHVKPLKLLADVKDVSIILGKETPLPTVTVINEDGEEEDVSSRVKWKTTSDNIVLKETTMKGLEVSSITLTATYLTKSVTVRVKIEEEIVKLVVEPATVEIYPGKSKSVKVTGYYKSGKQVSLGSKMNWESGNPSIATVSSTSVKGAAVGTTKITGSYQGNTVIVPIVVSQKLKSLLLSTKSVQLSKGGVYDAKLQANYTTGNPANVTGAAVWTSSKASVATVVSGKIVAIGKGTASIKATYAGKTVTIRVTVK